One segment of Armatimonadota bacterium DNA contains the following:
- a CDS encoding type III pantothenate kinase: MLLAIDVGNTNTTFAAFDGQRVCADWRISTVVRRTGDEYAALLMPLFDEAGISFAQIDGVVVSSVVPATVDALLRLSKYHLKVGSPTVLGPGIDTGIKVSYHPATDVGADRIANAVAAHAKYGGKVIVVDLGTGTTLDAVSEDGEYLGGAIAPGIQISLDALVARAAKLTSVQLVAPSKAIGDTTASSLQSGMIFGFAGQIDALVDRFQQEMGGGARVIATGGLAPVIAEHSRTIELCDDLLTLEGLRIIHERAHK, from the coding sequence ATGCTTTTAGCTATTGATGTCGGAAATACAAATACGACTTTTGCCGCCTTTGACGGACAGAGGGTATGTGCGGACTGGCGCATAAGCACAGTCGTGCGCAGGACCGGTGACGAATACGCCGCGCTGCTTATGCCCCTGTTTGATGAAGCCGGTATCTCATTTGCACAGATCGATGGAGTGGTGGTCTCAAGTGTGGTGCCTGCAACTGTCGACGCCCTGCTCAGGCTCTCAAAATACCATCTCAAGGTTGGTTCGCCGACCGTCCTGGGGCCCGGCATCGATACCGGAATAAAGGTAAGTTATCATCCGGCGACCGATGTAGGAGCGGACAGGATCGCCAATGCCGTTGCGGCGCATGCCAAATACGGCGGCAAGGTGATTGTTGTCGACCTCGGCACTGGAACTACACTTGATGCCGTCTCTGAAGACGGCGAATATCTGGGCGGAGCCATAGCCCCCGGCATACAGATATCACTGGACGCGCTTGTTGCGCGGGCTGCAAAACTAACAAGTGTTCAACTTGTCGCTCCGTCAAAAGCTATCGGCGACACGACTGCTTCCAGCCTGCAGTCGGGTATGATATTCGGGTTCGCGGGTCAGATAGATGCGCTGGTCGACCGTTTTCAGCAGGAGATGGGCGGCGGCGCAAGAGTTATTGCCACCGGCGGGCTGGCGCCTGTTATAGCTGAGCACAGCCGCACAATTGAGCTGTGCGACGACCTGCTTACTCTCGAAGGCCTGCGCATAATACACGAGCGCGCTCACAAATGA
- a CDS encoding diguanylate cyclase has protein sequence MKARAINLRVLMVIGSAVCAAGIGILASGGDYGRGLLGVGLWLALAVMLCTHALSKSAPQKSIAQSMESDKRLAKVYHDTAEALACAIAAKDSYEQHHVTRVKAICELVGRTLNLSEDELNGIRIASLVHDVGKLGVPEYILLKPGPLDTEEFSKMRSHTTIGARILEQVDYPWNVADMVRHHHENYDGSGYPDHLSADDIPVGSRIISIAEVYDSLVSTRCYKEGWSHEEAVDHITKLSGSQFDPEVVTAFLEVAGKVKEIGSQQKPAPACAMGADSFGAADLIAQANHEMMSIFEIAQTLSSTLELDEVLALLAHRTKRLSDAATCVVFLVDESHSHMMTARAAAGRWNEMLKGASVKLGKGVTGKAALHAGTYVGNYDPNDLTLGMNGHLVSSFKSCLVAPISSFGRVLGTINLYDDAPHAFSDDDLRTLSFVANTAAMAIQNASAFEQVRDSAVRDPLTGLHNGRYLRTYLEREIRRASRRSGHLSVIGIDLENFKAINDSLGHQKGDSVLKDAADIFLSQLRDYDQVFRNGGDEFVLVLPDTPASEAEIIAKRIQQVVGKYAEQYANLTLAPLGASVGIATYPKDAGDLESLLDAADAAMYRDKRARKRGRLAA, from the coding sequence ATGAAAGCTAGAGCGATAAATTTGCGAGTCTTGATGGTTATCGGATCGGCAGTCTGCGCGGCAGGTATAGGCATCCTTGCTTCCGGTGGAGACTATGGGCGCGGCTTGCTGGGTGTAGGCCTGTGGCTGGCACTTGCGGTAATGCTGTGCACCCACGCCTTGTCGAAGTCTGCGCCGCAAAAGTCTATTGCCCAGAGCATGGAGAGCGATAAGCGCCTGGCAAAAGTCTATCATGATACCGCTGAAGCGCTCGCCTGCGCGATAGCCGCCAAGGACTCGTATGAGCAGCATCATGTCACCAGAGTAAAGGCGATCTGCGAGTTGGTCGGCCGCACCTTGAACCTGAGTGAAGATGAACTCAACGGCATACGTATCGCATCGCTTGTCCATGACGTAGGTAAGCTTGGTGTGCCTGAATATATCTTGCTCAAGCCGGGTCCCTTGGATACCGAGGAGTTCAGCAAGATGCGCAGTCACACCACCATCGGCGCCCGGATACTGGAGCAGGTCGACTATCCGTGGAACGTCGCCGATATGGTCCGCCATCATCATGAAAACTACGACGGCTCCGGTTACCCGGACCATCTGTCGGCTGACGATATACCGGTCGGCTCCCGGATAATCTCCATAGCGGAGGTCTACGACTCTCTGGTTTCGACTCGCTGTTATAAAGAAGGATGGTCACATGAAGAGGCTGTCGATCATATAACAAAGCTCTCCGGATCACAGTTTGACCCGGAAGTCGTGACGGCGTTTCTTGAGGTTGCCGGCAAGGTAAAGGAGATAGGCAGCCAGCAAAAGCCTGCGCCGGCTTGCGCAATGGGCGCAGACAGCTTTGGCGCAGCCGACCTGATAGCTCAGGCAAACCATGAGATGATGTCGATTTTTGAGATCGCTCAGACTCTTTCCAGCACGCTGGAGCTTGATGAAGTGCTGGCTCTGTTGGCTCACAGGACCAAAAGGCTCAGTGATGCGGCCACATGCGTCGTGTTTCTTGTGGACGAGTCGCATTCGCATATGATGACTGCGCGTGCAGCCGCGGGCCGATGGAACGAGATGCTCAAGGGCGCAAGCGTGAAGCTGGGCAAGGGAGTGACCGGAAAGGCTGCGCTGCATGCAGGCACATATGTCGGCAACTATGATCCTAACGATCTGACTTTGGGGATGAATGGTCATCTGGTATCGAGCTTCAAGTCCTGTCTTGTCGCGCCGATATCGAGCTTCGGACGTGTTTTAGGGACGATCAACCTGTATGACGACGCGCCTCATGCATTCTCAGACGACGATCTGCGCACTCTTTCTTTTGTGGCCAATACTGCCGCTATGGCTATTCAAAACGCAAGCGCCTTCGAGCAGGTGCGGGATTCCGCCGTAAGAGACCCTCTTACGGGCCTGCACAACGGCAGGTATCTGCGTACATATCTCGAACGTGAGATTCGCAGGGCATCCAGGCGCAGCGGACATTTATCCGTGATCGGCATAGACCTTGAGAACTTCAAGGCAATCAATGACTCTCTGGGTCATCAAAAAGGTGACAGCGTTCTGAAAGATGCTGCTGATATTTTCCTGAGTCAGCTCAGGGACTATGACCAGGTGTTCCGCAACGGCGGTGATGAGTTTGTATTGGTGCTGCCGGACACACCGGCGAGCGAAGCTGAGATAATTGCAAAGCGAATTCAGCAGGTTGTCGGAAAATACGCCGAGCAGTATGCCAATCTGACACTTGCGCCGCTTGGCGCGAGTGTAGGGATCGCAACATATCCCAAAGATGCGGGAGACCTCGAATCGCTGCTTGATGCGGCGGACGCGGCTATGTATAGGGACAAGCGCGCGCGAAAACGAGGTAGGCTGGCCGCCTGA
- a CDS encoding CAP domain-containing protein: protein MTKLSLYLATLLLGTNFSASTMPGTHSNSVTAQMSAIEQKYVDMTNTERWDRNLRVLSSNPLLVQVAREHSREMWEKNYFNHYSPTPGLRTPMDRYLHALGATPTWAYLGENLFYCSVVDVQRGQSALMDSPKHRKNILDPKFEQMGVGVYISPDGEFWVTELFLAQID, encoded by the coding sequence ATGACGAAACTATCGCTCTACTTGGCCACATTGCTTCTGGGTACCAATTTCTCCGCATCTACAATGCCGGGGACGCATTCCAACAGCGTCACGGCGCAGATGTCCGCTATCGAACAGAAGTATGTCGATATGACAAACACGGAGCGATGGGATAGGAACCTGAGGGTGTTGTCGTCTAACCCTCTTCTTGTGCAAGTGGCTCGTGAGCATAGCAGGGAGATGTGGGAAAAGAATTATTTTAACCATTATTCTCCGACACCGGGTCTTAGGACTCCTATGGACAGGTATCTACATGCTCTGGGTGCAACCCCGACATGGGCATACCTTGGAGAAAATCTGTTTTATTGCTCAGTTGTTGACGTCCAGAGAGGGCAGAGCGCTTTGATGGACTCTCCCAAGCACAGAAAGAATATACTCGACCCTAAGTTTGAGCAGATGGGGGTCGGGGTGTATATCTCTCCGGACGGCGAGTTTTGGGTAACTGAGCTTTTCCTGGCGCAGATAGATTAG
- a CDS encoding potassium channel protein, with protein MDYQNDPIRHFRLALVALVALVALGTAGYHILENWSLLDSLYMTVITLGTVGYEVVHPLNVPGKVFTIVLIVFGVTIVFWAGASLIQALVGEQIWHAIQRKRMQKQISKLRNHFIICGFGRMGQQIVKDLQREDVGHCVIERNPEQLPKLVAQDIPFIEGNASDDKALKAAGIERAKGLITVAPTDEDNVFITLSARALNPSLFIVARSIQEENEDKLKMAGADRVMSPYVMGGKRMAQSVLRPNVLDFLELAMHTDDLKMMIEELSISSGSKLIGQSISQSSLKDKTGVTVIAVSRTSGKMVANPGPDELLHDGDVLIVIGTPEQLDKAIALANPNISQETGEA; from the coding sequence TTGGATTATCAGAATGATCCCATAAGACATTTCAGGCTGGCGTTGGTTGCGTTAGTAGCCCTGGTGGCTCTCGGTACGGCAGGCTATCACATACTTGAGAACTGGAGCCTGCTTGATTCGCTCTATATGACGGTTATTACCCTGGGCACTGTAGGCTATGAGGTCGTGCACCCGCTCAACGTCCCCGGCAAGGTATTTACAATCGTCCTGATTGTCTTCGGCGTCACTATAGTCTTCTGGGCCGGCGCGAGTCTTATCCAGGCTCTGGTCGGCGAACAGATATGGCACGCAATACAGAGGAAACGTATGCAAAAACAAATCTCCAAACTGCGCAATCATTTTATAATCTGCGGCTTCGGCAGAATGGGACAGCAGATAGTCAAAGACCTGCAGCGCGAGGACGTCGGTCACTGCGTGATAGAGCGCAACCCCGAACAGCTTCCCAAACTCGTCGCGCAGGATATTCCATTCATTGAGGGAAACGCAAGTGATGACAAAGCCCTCAAGGCGGCGGGAATCGAACGCGCCAAGGGACTTATTACCGTCGCTCCGACTGACGAGGACAATGTTTTCATCACCCTCAGCGCCCGTGCCCTTAATCCCAGTCTGTTCATAGTCGCCCGGTCCATTCAGGAAGAGAATGAAGACAAGCTCAAGATGGCCGGAGCCGACAGAGTGATGTCGCCTTATGTGATGGGCGGAAAAAGAATGGCCCAGTCGGTGCTGCGTCCCAACGTGCTGGACTTTCTGGAGCTTGCCATGCATACCGACGACCTCAAAATGATGATTGAAGAGCTGAGTATCAGCTCGGGATCAAAGCTCATCGGGCAATCCATAAGCCAGTCCAGCCTAAAGGATAAAACGGGCGTAACGGTGATAGCAGTAAGCAGGACTTCAGGCAAAATGGTGGCAAACCCCGGCCCGGACGAGCTTCTCCACGATGGAGATGTGCTTATCGTGATAGGCACTCCGGAACAACTCGATAAGGCGATTGCCCTCGCTAACCCCAACATCTCGCAGGAAACAGGCGAAGCGTGA
- a CDS encoding TonB-dependent receptor, whose translation MRTHRVQLAVLILSITALVCACVWVTAGTTGSVSGVVKDAETGAALSGANIVIAGTGLSTVTDENGRFVIANIPPGDYDITAQMVGYGTRNLADIQVIMDATASADFDMTKEAIEEEAVVVTRPKPMINPEVVNTFNLVSVQQEPLTRTDPSSVRTAPGMLGTLPGVIVDSDGSGQLHLRGGKYDQVGWYIEGIPITDPNVGAFGTDLLTTGLSKFQMYAGAFGAEYGNAISGVLNEVIKTGATASGMNFVTESGNKTYGSMIGEIGGGTADSFNYYVSANVQQTDLDAPFIKRFEYSDNVAKLVWPFKKDKVTLLAMQGSQYGGLDDYHTLDVYNNTIPSEKDYVRQRYAIGGLEWSHTINPASFVSVQPYYHYFTSITSAMGGSFDGSAQGADIWSKRTGIQAKYVNQLNAVHAFKMGGSIEESNNNYYIAVPDYPYYKADVDTTQSGLYAEDQMKLSDKFIFSAGLRHDSITYDRTGLAYVSGAGYSGDPVGDVTQSKTTPRLGLSYAPDETSAWKTSWGKYAKFVPASSVQMRYFDPENCEPYAPGLGSSDPQTSTNYELTYEKQATDTIAWRATYFNNKFQNLCSFASVDNTYQYRNLGEGKSNGMELYVRKKMTDKWQGWLSYTYAKAKSNRADMSINDQMYYTNWDQRNTVSLVADYKNGKCSHSLRADYGSGKPDMVDSTDALAVRSRAEASAIVSYNLNIDLPKGSKLGDSLYLNVFNVFNNHQTLQYKWKTSTSADDPTVVTTERRTDSWAASRSFALGITRAF comes from the coding sequence TTGAGAACACATCGCGTTCAGCTTGCAGTGCTGATACTAAGCATAACCGCTCTGGTATGCGCCTGCGTCTGGGTAACGGCGGGAACCACCGGCTCCGTTTCCGGCGTCGTGAAAGATGCCGAGACCGGCGCCGCGCTTTCCGGGGCAAACATTGTTATTGCGGGAACAGGTCTGAGCACAGTAACCGATGAGAATGGAAGATTTGTAATTGCAAATATTCCACCCGGTGACTACGATATCACTGCACAGATGGTCGGTTACGGCACACGGAATCTAGCCGATATCCAGGTGATAATGGATGCTACCGCTTCGGCAGACTTCGATATGACCAAGGAAGCGATCGAAGAAGAGGCAGTAGTAGTAACCAGGCCAAAGCCGATGATCAACCCTGAAGTTGTGAATACTTTCAATCTCGTCAGCGTCCAGCAGGAGCCTCTTACACGCACAGACCCTTCCAGTGTTCGGACCGCTCCGGGCATGCTGGGCACTCTGCCGGGCGTGATCGTCGATAGTGACGGCAGCGGGCAGCTCCACCTTCGCGGCGGCAAGTACGACCAGGTTGGGTGGTATATAGAAGGAATACCCATCACTGATCCCAATGTCGGCGCGTTCGGCACCGATCTGCTAACAACTGGTCTGAGCAAGTTCCAGATGTATGCAGGCGCGTTCGGCGCTGAATATGGAAATGCCATATCAGGCGTCTTGAATGAAGTGATAAAGACAGGCGCAACCGCCAGCGGCATGAACTTTGTGACCGAGAGCGGCAACAAGACATATGGGTCTATGATCGGAGAGATTGGCGGGGGAACCGCGGATAGTTTTAACTATTATGTCAGCGCAAACGTGCAGCAGACCGATCTGGACGCTCCATTCATTAAGAGGTTTGAATATTCCGACAACGTGGCTAAGCTGGTCTGGCCGTTCAAAAAAGACAAAGTCACGCTGCTTGCAATGCAGGGGTCGCAATATGGCGGGCTGGATGATTATCATACGCTGGATGTCTACAATAATACTATCCCATCCGAAAAGGACTACGTGCGCCAGCGCTACGCTATAGGCGGCCTGGAATGGAGCCACACCATCAACCCCGCTTCGTTTGTAAGCGTTCAGCCTTACTATCACTATTTTACATCCATTACCAGCGCGATGGGCGGCTCATTCGACGGCTCTGCCCAGGGAGCGGATATCTGGTCCAAACGCACAGGCATTCAGGCTAAGTATGTAAACCAGCTAAACGCGGTGCATGCTTTCAAAATGGGTGGTTCGATAGAAGAATCGAACAACAACTACTATATTGCTGTCCCGGACTATCCATACTACAAGGCGGATGTAGATACGACACAGTCCGGACTATACGCAGAAGACCAGATGAAGCTCAGCGACAAGTTCATTTTCTCGGCTGGTCTGCGCCATGACAGCATAACGTATGATCGAACCGGCTTGGCCTATGTGTCGGGAGCGGGTTACAGCGGCGATCCGGTGGGGGATGTCACCCAGTCAAAAACTACTCCCAGACTTGGCCTCTCCTATGCTCCTGATGAGACAAGCGCATGGAAGACAAGCTGGGGAAAATATGCCAAGTTTGTGCCCGCAAGCTCTGTGCAGATGAGGTATTTCGACCCTGAAAATTGCGAGCCGTATGCACCAGGTCTGGGATCGTCCGATCCGCAGACAAGCACCAATTATGAACTGACATATGAGAAACAGGCAACCGATACGATTGCCTGGAGAGCAACCTACTTCAACAACAAATTCCAAAACCTTTGCAGCTTTGCGTCAGTGGACAACACATATCAATACAGGAACCTTGGCGAAGGTAAGTCCAACGGTATGGAACTATATGTGCGCAAGAAGATGACCGATAAGTGGCAGGGGTGGCTGTCATATACATATGCAAAGGCAAAGTCGAACCGTGCTGACATGTCAATAAACGACCAAATGTATTACACAAACTGGGACCAGAGAAACACCGTGTCGCTGGTGGCCGACTACAAGAACGGTAAGTGCTCGCACAGCCTGCGCGCAGACTATGGCAGCGGCAAGCCGGATATGGTCGACAGCACGGATGCATTAGCGGTCCGATCTCGTGCGGAAGCTTCCGCAATCGTAAGCTACAATCTCAATATCGATCTGCCTAAGGGCTCGAAGCTCGGTGACAGCCTGTATTTGAACGTCTTTAATGTGTTCAACAATCATCAGACGCTGCAATACAAGTGGAAAACCAGCACTTCAGCTGATGATCCGACTGTAGTAACTACCGAGCGAAGAACCGACAGTTGGGCTGCTTCAAGAAGCTTCGCCCTGGGGATTACAAGAGCATTTTAG
- a CDS encoding M48 family metalloprotease, translated as MQSTKIPGLVRSLIIGLIAMAMPAVVFAANIDSELGENEVKLGKESAAQVAKDYKLSDNAADLKHLREMGAKIAAVANKTEIAALYGSSKVTPFEYTFDIIEEKDVNAFSIPGGHIYVYRGLLNFVQSDHELAGVVAHEIIHAAHHHMVYLLKKQATLNNQLAIALLAVMIGGARSADVQNVLMGVQLYQIAKLNGYGMEAERDSDHGAAILMQDAGYNPVGLLTFLERLAKRPELVNYGIYRSHPLDDERVKAAKTVIEQMGLPINRRKTTNATIAQVATNTIDGNEVSEVTIDGKVIYCPAPTSDKTSAIRARETADRINNALDSNLQMYELSVDPLVGGVMARGEGLLVVSEADAKLMNKTPAEISKDAAAAIRNVIWRQLVDTIH; from the coding sequence ATGCAGTCCACGAAGATACCAGGGCTTGTCCGCAGTCTGATTATCGGCTTAATTGCAATGGCCATGCCGGCTGTGGTCTTTGCGGCTAATATCGACTCAGAGCTGGGCGAAAACGAGGTCAAACTGGGCAAAGAGTCCGCCGCCCAGGTCGCCAAAGACTACAAGCTCAGTGATAACGCCGCCGACCTCAAACATCTGCGCGAAATGGGCGCTAAGATTGCAGCAGTCGCAAACAAGACTGAGATTGCAGCGCTCTACGGGTCTTCCAAAGTCACCCCGTTTGAATATACATTCGATATAATCGAAGAAAAAGACGTCAATGCATTCAGCATACCTGGCGGCCACATATATGTATATCGCGGCCTGCTTAACTTTGTTCAGTCGGACCATGAGCTTGCCGGAGTGGTGGCGCACGAAATCATCCACGCGGCGCACCATCATATGGTCTACCTGCTCAAAAAACAGGCCACGCTCAACAATCAGCTCGCAATCGCTCTGCTGGCGGTCATGATAGGCGGAGCCAGAAGTGCGGATGTGCAGAATGTGCTGATGGGCGTTCAGCTCTACCAGATAGCAAAACTCAACGGTTATGGTATGGAGGCCGAACGGGACTCTGACCATGGAGCTGCGATCCTTATGCAGGACGCGGGATATAACCCCGTGGGCCTGCTTACATTTTTGGAAAGACTGGCCAAGCGCCCGGAGCTGGTAAACTACGGCATCTACCGCTCTCACCCGCTTGATGATGAACGTGTAAAAGCGGCAAAGACTGTAATAGAGCAAATGGGCCTGCCGATCAATCGACGTAAGACCACAAATGCTACCATCGCGCAGGTCGCCACCAATACAATAGACGGCAATGAAGTCTCTGAAGTGACTATCGACGGAAAAGTCATATATTGCCCTGCCCCAACATCGGACAAAACCTCCGCCATACGCGCACGAGAAACAGCAGACAGGATCAATAACGCTCTGGATTCAAACCTCCAGATGTATGAGCTGAGCGTAGACCCGCTGGTGGGTGGTGTGATGGCACGGGGAGAAGGACTGCTGGTGGTATCCGAAGCCGACGCAAAGCTAATGAACAAAACACCGGCGGAAATTTCCAAAGACGCGGCAGCGGCCATCCGAAACGTGATCTGGCGGCAGCTTGTGGACACGATACACTAG
- a CDS encoding GGDEF domain-containing protein, with protein MDKDSTKNIDASPNTRVSAGLVMCLVCAAGLGCIISALFSSGLEWRILSIAALAAAANPFAVEIHGRWKDESIRFSLTHCVLFAGALALGPFGASLPAALGAAVRLAVENPAKRPLHLVLYEILKPAAVCSLSSCIYVVSGGNEIRPQQADSFAPLLCAAIVYIGANAFLAAITPKSKSSEPVTEHFPNAFSVAAGWSLCIFSGYALAVLYAIAPSYVLLALSVPAALACGALFARPKQQLQPRKTVQEEQKPDLQPQRKSGSAFVDPVTGLANKRYLEMFLQNELSRSERAERPLSVAVFDLDEFKNNPKKKDESAREAMVAMGEKLKSEVRDYDLVANYSATRLVAVFPEAPAQEAEEIVQRLHDSVANAGLKERPLSVSVGISTFPEHGSTPEDIINAAHRALNQGRFLGPNLVHSFRELQKAS; from the coding sequence ATGGATAAAGACTCTACAAAAAATATCGATGCAAGCCCGAATACGAGGGTATCGGCAGGACTGGTAATGTGCCTGGTTTGCGCCGCTGGGCTGGGGTGCATAATAAGTGCGCTCTTTAGCTCGGGGCTGGAGTGGCGTATACTATCGATTGCGGCATTGGCAGCGGCAGCGAACCCGTTCGCGGTGGAGATACACGGTCGGTGGAAAGATGAATCGATCCGTTTTTCGCTGACTCACTGCGTGCTCTTTGCGGGGGCGCTCGCCCTTGGGCCGTTTGGAGCCTCGCTGCCCGCCGCTTTGGGGGCAGCCGTTCGGCTTGCGGTCGAAAACCCTGCTAAGAGACCTCTTCACCTGGTCCTTTATGAAATACTAAAGCCTGCTGCGGTGTGTTCGCTTTCATCCTGTATCTACGTAGTGTCAGGGGGCAATGAAATTCGGCCTCAACAGGCGGATTCATTTGCGCCCCTGCTCTGTGCAGCCATAGTCTATATCGGCGCGAATGCGTTCCTGGCCGCAATTACCCCTAAGTCCAAGTCTTCCGAGCCGGTAACGGAACATTTTCCGAACGCCTTCTCTGTTGCGGCAGGCTGGTCACTGTGCATCTTTTCCGGTTATGCACTGGCCGTGCTGTATGCCATTGCTCCGTCATATGTTTTGCTGGCTCTGTCTGTTCCGGCGGCGCTTGCATGTGGAGCATTGTTCGCACGACCAAAGCAGCAGTTGCAGCCGCGGAAAACAGTTCAGGAAGAGCAAAAACCCGACTTGCAGCCGCAAAGAAAATCCGGCTCGGCTTTTGTGGACCCGGTGACAGGGCTGGCCAACAAGCGCTATCTTGAGATGTTTCTGCAAAACGAGCTGAGCCGTTCCGAACGAGCCGAAAGGCCCCTTTCCGTTGCGGTCTTTGATCTGGACGAGTTCAAAAACAATCCAAAGAAGAAAGATGAGTCTGCGCGTGAGGCGATGGTGGCGATGGGTGAGAAGCTTAAGTCCGAAGTGCGCGACTATGACCTGGTCGCCAACTATTCCGCCACCAGGTTAGTGGCAGTTTTTCCGGAAGCCCCCGCACAGGAAGCCGAGGAGATCGTGCAGAGGCTGCATGACAGTGTAGCAAATGCCGGGCTTAAAGAAAGGCCGCTCTCCGTGAGCGTGGGTATATCCACTTTTCCTGAGCATGGATCAACTCCCGAAGACATCATCAACGCCGCGCACCGCGCGCTGAACCAGGGACGGTTCCTTGGACCCAACCTTGTTCACAGCTTCCGAGAGCTGCAAAAAGCAAGCTAA